One Peribacillus simplex NBRC 15720 = DSM 1321 genomic region harbors:
- a CDS encoding ABC transporter permease, with protein MNNLVQNEMMKLLAKKRLIIIGIIVGILVLMFTYAQYKQVEEQREKLGTDDWRAALQQQIIDTQNRLGSNRMLDEWREQLQVSLKQQQYYLDHDINPSEPGAATFTRMFLENAIDLFIPLLIMIVASDMVSSENSQGTIKLLLTRPVERWKILLSKYVTLILSVSIIVAMTAFLSYLLSGIVFGYQGWGAPVITGFELKGADVDVSQVRLVEQWKFLLMDLGLVWLVAVVVGTLSFMLSVLVRSTPAGMGIMLAALISGAILNNMVSSWESAKYFFMVNLKLTAYISGTAPPIEGMTLLSSVITLLVWWALALIVSFTVFIRRDVY; from the coding sequence TTGAATAACTTGGTTCAAAATGAAATGATGAAGTTGTTGGCAAAGAAACGGCTAATCATAATCGGTATCATCGTAGGAATTTTAGTGCTGATGTTTACATATGCCCAATACAAACAAGTGGAAGAGCAGCGGGAGAAGTTGGGAACTGATGATTGGCGTGCAGCGCTTCAGCAGCAAATCATTGATACTCAAAATCGTTTGGGCTCGAATAGGATGCTGGATGAGTGGCGTGAACAGCTGCAAGTAAGTCTGAAGCAGCAGCAATATTATCTTGATCATGATATCAACCCCTCAGAACCAGGCGCAGCCACTTTTACACGCATGTTTTTGGAAAATGCAATTGATTTGTTCATTCCGTTGTTGATCATGATTGTGGCTAGTGATATGGTTTCTTCCGAAAATAGTCAAGGCACGATCAAGCTTCTGCTGACAAGGCCAGTGGAGCGCTGGAAAATCTTATTGAGCAAATATGTAACATTAATATTATCGGTTTCGATTATCGTGGCGATGACTGCCTTCTTGTCTTACCTTTTATCAGGAATCGTTTTCGGATATCAAGGATGGGGGGCCCCCGTAATAACCGGATTCGAATTGAAGGGGGCTGATGTGGATGTCAGTCAAGTAAGGTTAGTTGAACAATGGAAATTCCTATTGATGGATTTGGGACTTGTCTGGCTGGTCGCGGTTGTTGTAGGGACCCTTTCTTTCATGCTTTCGGTTTTAGTGAGAAGCACCCCTGCAGGCATGGGAATCATGCTGGCTGCATTGATTTCCGGGGCTATATTGAACAATATGGTGTCTTCATGGGAATCAGCGAAATATTTCTTTATGGTGAATTTGAAGTTGACTGCTTATATTAGCGGGACAGCTCCACCGATAGAAGGGATGACTTTATTATCCTCTGTCATTACCTTGCTCGTTTGGTGGGCTCTTGCTTTAATTGTATCTTTTACAGTGTTTATCCGGAGGGATGTATACTGA
- a CDS encoding ABC transporter ATP-binding protein produces the protein MKQVTLSVRDLKKKIGKREVIKGIDFELNEGEVFGFLGPNGAGKTTTIRMLVGLIKPTSGSIHICGYDVRQEFTKAMKQMGCIVENPELYPFLSGWDNLLHFARMLPEVDETRMIEVVELVGLQARIHDKVKTYSLGMRQRLGIAQAMLNSPKLLILDEPTNGLDPAGIREMRQFIRKLAEEEGMSVLVSSHLLGEIQQLCDRVAIIKGGEIIKTDTVESLLSTQERIIWRVEPIQKGVEILGSFTDITLDQKYIITAYDELKTPEWNAALNQAGVRVHEMNRKLPGLEELFLQVTGVGGAGIE, from the coding sequence ATGAAACAGGTGACATTGTCTGTCAGGGACTTGAAAAAAAAGATTGGCAAAAGGGAAGTTATTAAGGGAATAGATTTTGAACTGAATGAAGGTGAGGTTTTCGGCTTTTTAGGACCGAATGGAGCAGGTAAGACGACGACGATACGTATGCTGGTCGGTTTGATTAAGCCAACCTCGGGTTCCATCCATATATGTGGGTATGATGTTCGTCAGGAATTTACGAAGGCTATGAAGCAAATGGGTTGCATCGTTGAAAACCCAGAGTTATATCCATTTTTGAGCGGGTGGGATAATTTGCTCCACTTTGCAAGAATGTTACCTGAAGTTGATGAAACAAGAATGATCGAGGTTGTCGAACTCGTCGGTCTGCAAGCGAGAATTCACGATAAAGTGAAGACCTATTCGTTAGGTATGAGGCAGCGTTTAGGAATCGCACAGGCAATGCTGAACAGCCCTAAGTTATTAATTTTGGATGAACCGACTAACGGTCTAGATCCTGCCGGAATCCGTGAAATGCGACAATTCATTAGAAAGTTGGCTGAAGAAGAAGGTATGAGTGTTCTGGTTTCTTCACACTTATTAGGTGAAATACAGCAACTTTGTGACCGGGTCGCAATTATTAAAGGTGGGGAAATTATCAAGACGGATACAGTGGAAAGCTTATTATCCACGCAGGAGCGAATAATTTGGCGGGTGGAACCTATTCAAAAGGGAGTGGAAATTCTTGGCAGTTTCACCGATATTACCCTAGATCAAAAATATATCATTACCGCTTATGATGAACTCAAAACACCCGAATGGAATGCTGCACTTAACCAAGCGGGGGTGAGGGTGCATGAAATGAATCGAAAGCTCCCTGGATTGGAAGAGTTGTTTTTGCAAGTTACCGGTGTCGGAGGTGCAGGCATTGAATAA
- a CDS encoding CBS domain-containing protein — protein MAKIRDIMTTDVDCCTAEDNIYEAAVKMKNDDVGVIPVLENNHLIGVITDRDIVIRCVAEKKPNSTRITDVISTNLVTGTPDMSVDEAEELMANEQIRRLPILENDKLVGVVALGDLAVHHQTNSMAGNALSSISEDRDQIQH, from the coding sequence GTGGCTAAAATAAGAGATATCATGACAACAGACGTGGACTGTTGCACTGCGGAAGATAATATATATGAAGCAGCAGTCAAAATGAAGAATGATGATGTTGGTGTCATTCCTGTTTTAGAGAATAACCATTTAATTGGTGTCATTACAGACAGGGATATCGTCATTCGCTGTGTTGCCGAGAAAAAGCCGAATTCGACTAGAATTACCGATGTCATTTCCACCAACCTTGTAACAGGCACACCTGATATGTCAGTGGATGAAGCTGAGGAGTTAATGGCTAACGAACAAATCAGAAGGCTTCCTATCCTTGAGAATGACAAGCTGGTCGGAGTCGTGGCATTAGGTGATCTTGCTGTACACCATCAGACAAATTCAATGGCGGGAAATGCTTTAAGTTCAATTTCCGAGGACAGAGATCAAATTCAACACTAA
- a CDS encoding SGNH/GDSL hydrolase family protein yields MSKPKVLAATIVSALIGLFFLFCLGWAIIDHYGKGTSDMEAIEETTIKNDLPDDFTVVAIGDSLTRGTGDESGKGYVGLVVEDLKSEYNRKPIIHNLGINGQVSKELVQQVKQPEVKRQIQAADVILVTIGGNDLFQKGQTLIEYDREATSVSQKNFLGNLHEIFKDISKVNDTATILLLGLYNPFIDLDEDFDTNRIVRDWNNETAEVVALYENAIFVPTFDLFQLSVNEYLYSDKFHPNKKGYRLIADRVAPLIKWEDVER; encoded by the coding sequence TTGAGCAAACCAAAAGTGTTGGCTGCTACCATCGTATCAGCTCTTATCGGACTGTTTTTTTTATTTTGCCTTGGATGGGCGATTATTGACCATTATGGAAAAGGAACTTCCGATATGGAAGCAATTGAAGAAACCACCATTAAAAATGATCTTCCTGATGATTTTACCGTAGTGGCGATAGGCGATTCATTGACACGTGGCACAGGTGATGAATCAGGCAAAGGCTACGTTGGACTTGTTGTTGAAGATTTGAAGAGTGAATATAATAGAAAACCAATCATTCATAACCTCGGAATTAATGGACAAGTGTCTAAAGAATTGGTGCAGCAAGTGAAACAACCGGAAGTGAAGCGCCAAATCCAAGCAGCTGATGTTATTTTAGTTACAATCGGGGGTAACGATTTATTTCAAAAAGGGCAGACCCTGATTGAATATGATCGTGAAGCTACATCTGTTTCGCAAAAGAATTTCTTGGGAAATTTACATGAAATTTTTAAAGATATCAGTAAAGTCAATGATACAGCTACCATTTTGTTGCTTGGCCTATATAATCCATTTATAGATTTGGATGAAGACTTTGATACGAACCGCATCGTACGAGACTGGAATAATGAAACAGCAGAAGTCGTTGCTCTTTATGAAAATGCAATTTTCGTTCCAACATTTGATTTATTCCAATTGTCGGTAAATGAGTATTTGTATTCAGATAAATTTCATCCTAATAAAAAGGGGTATCGTTTAATTGCTGATAGAGTTGCTCCTCTAATAAAATGGGAGGATGTGGAACGATGA